The nucleotide window TACATTGTAATATGTTAAATTAGTTTATTAGTTTAATTACGAAAGACGAATTATAAGTATTAAAAGAAGCAATTAAAGAATATAAAATTTAATCATAATTGCTGAAATACTAGAAAAAATTATTATGTTAATAATGAATAGCAACACCATCTAATGATAGCCAAAGATACCATACTGCTACTGTTCTATAAGGTTGCCATCTTTGGGCTAATGTAATCATTTCTGATGTACTTAAATTACCATAATGTTGTTTGATAATATTTACTAAGCCTATGTCTTTTAATGGTAAAACATCAGGACGTTGTAGGTAGAAGATAAGAAACATTTGAGCCGTCCATTGTCCAATACCTTTAATTTTTGTTAATTGTTTTATTACTTGTTCATCATCCATTTCATGCCATTGTTGGGGAGTTAATATTCCATCTATAAATGCAGAGGCAATATTCCCCAAATATTCTACCTTTTGTCGAGACAGTCCGCACTGTCTTAATTGTGACGGTGAAAGTTCAAGAAAATGATGAGGAGAAATAGCCATTAATTGGGTTGATAATCGATCGTAAATAGTAGTCGCCGCCTTGACAGAAATTTGTTGTCCTATTACTGCTTTGACAAGAGTTTCAAAGGGATTATGATGAGTATGTTGGAGAGGTTGTTGGGGATAAGCGGTTATTAATTGACTGATGATTTTATCTTGTTGATGAAGAAAGCTAACAGCTTCTTGCCAATAGGGAGGAGTCACAATTAAATATCTCCTTTATAACTCGATGACCAACCAAATAATTTTCGTAAGCGTTGAGAAGGATTGAATTTAAACACTGTACTATTCCTTTTTCCTTGAATATAAAATGTTCCAAAATTTCTTAAATTCACACTTTCTTTATCTTTTAAACACTCATATATTTCTTCTAAGGTAGCGTTAACAATTTCCTCCACAACCTCATCTTTTTGATTAATTTTTTGGGCAATACGCTTTATTAATTCTTTCTGATTAATAGACATCTTATTCCTTTAAATCAATACCGTATTCTTCTAAATATTGGGTAATACCTGCTTCTAAATCGGCTAACGCATCCTCGATCTTCTCGTATTTATCTTTCCCTTCATAAACTGTTCCCCCTTCATCGTAAGCTATCACAAAAGAGTTGGTATTGTAGTCATAACCGATTTCTATTTTTCCTTGATAGTAAACAAAATCGCTAAGGTTGGGGTATTTTTCTTCAAAACTTTGATTGTTACTCATGATTTCTCAAATACTAAATAATGTTGTTGGGGTAAAAATTCGGCGGTTGTTACCCATTTTAAGCCTACTGCTTCCATTTCTTTCTTTACCTGTTTCTCACTCATTTTATGCACCCCTTTAATCATAATCAAGGGATTTTCTTTTCTATACTCCACTAACACTACTTTTCCTTGTGTTTTTAAGGCTTTTACTATCCCTTCCATCATTTCTCTAGGATAAGCAAATTCATGGTAGGTATCCACCATCAGGGCAAAGTTAATGGATTCTGGAGGTAAATTAGGGGAAGTTTCGCTACCTAACACGGGCAAAACGGGCAAATCAGGGGATTCTTTTGCCAGAAAATCAATAATATCAATCATTTCAGGTTGCACATCCACCGCATAAACTAACCCTTGAGGTACTTTTTGGGCAATGCGAAAACTGAAATATCCTGAACCTGCTCCAATATCTGCTATTCGATCGTTAGCCTGAAGATTTAATGCTTCAATGACTTTACTGGGTTGTTCTTCCGCTTCCCTACTCGGACGCTCTAACCAGAGAAATTCCTGATGCCCCATTACTTTGGCTATTTCCCTACCAAGATAATATTTGCCGATACCATCTCTATTATGTAATGCTCGATATTCATAGTATTGATTATCGGTTGCTTGTACGGGTTCGTAAATAAGAGAAGAAACGATTGATAGTAAGGTAAATATGAGGATAAAGATAACAGAGAGAATGATTTTTAAGTGTTTCATGGATTAGAGATTCAAGGATAATTGATCAAGGGAAATATTACCTTTACCGCCCCGATGATATTCCAAATGACAGCTATTACATAAGGCTACCAGATTTTCTGGTCTATTATCTTCTGGTATTTTGTTCCAGTGGTGTACCTGCAAACAATTACCTCTGGTTGATTTTTCCTTAAAGTCAGCGCCGCATTTACTACACTTCCAATCGGCTTTTTCCTTTACTGCTGTAGCTATATCTCTCCAATCTTTGCTATATCGGCTCATCTTATCATTCCCCAACTCTTTCTGTATTTTAGGGCTTTTTTTAGAGTCTATCTCGTCGATCGATCTTTGATGATGATATAAGACAATCGGTCTTAAAATCTTATATAATCCGTAATACGGGGTTAAAAACTGTCAACGGAAAAATGAAAAAATTTAGTGAAAGTTTTGAGGGTAACAAAAAAGAGGAAAACTCAGAAGAATAAATAATTTAACTGCGATAATGATGGCTACGAAAACCACTCTAAATCATATAATAATCAAGTTAATTCTGTAGCGACTCAAGACGGTGATAAATACTCAAGTTAAGTTAATCATCTAGTAGAATTTGCATACTGAAAAATTAGTCGAGGTTGAGAAATCGATCAACTTAAATTGATTTTCGTTTTTTAGTACTTACCCATTTGTCCCAAAAATCAAAGTTAGTGGAGTTCAGATTGGTTTGTAACCTCACTGATTGCTACGCTACCCTTGAACAAAATACTGTTATTCTTGCCTAAGTCTTATTTTCTAATCACAAACTAAAAACAGCAGATTTGAGTAGTAAGATAGAGACATTAGACAGTGTATATTTTAAATTAGACAGATGAACAAGTATTATATTAATGATTTACAAGAAAGATATAATCTCAAAACTAGACAATCAGTGTACGATGCCGAAGGCACAGCGTAGCTGACCGATTAAAAGCCATAGGAACACAAGTAGAGAAAGAAGGGAATAAAAGTTATGTAACCGAGACTGTATTGGATAAATTAGACCAACTGCAAGAACATTTAAACTTAGGAGGAAGCATCATTTCCTTTACTCCTACTGTTAAAACTACTGTCCATTCCAAAATAGACAATGAAGATTTTGAGTCACCATCACCAATAGACAGTGTAAATTCTGCACTAGACAAAGCTAATTCTTCCCTAGACAATGTAAATTTGACTATAGACAAGGCTAATTCTTCCTTAGACAGTAATATCCAATATGTACAGCTAGACTTATTTGAAAGTCTGATGGAGAGAGTAGAAGAAGTATTGGAAAGAATGATACCGATTAACCCGATCAGTCATTGGGAGAAATTAGATATAGCAGTGGAAAGAGGATATATACTCAGTAGTCAAGAAGTAAAAAACCTAGTGGGTACTAAACCATCTGGTACAACATGGACAAGGGGGGCATTCATTTTTACCCGAACAGGGAAGATAGGTAATCAAGCAGGATGGAAGATTAGTCGGCTTTGAGGAAGACATTGATCGATCGAGCTTGACTTAATATGATTAACTAGCTTTTCTAAAACTGTTATCTTCAATGGGTGCACAGTAACGCCTAATGTGGGATAAACTAATTACTGTTATCGAAACGTTAACCCGTCTTTGCCAAGTAAATTCACTAACCCACTCTCCGTAAGGTAACTATGTCATCGTCATCAATCTGGAAGTACAAGCCTTGGTGGTGTCAACCTTGGTCAATTCTGCTAACAGGAATCGGAATTATTGTAGGAAGTTGGCTGTTGTTTCAACTAATCTGGCTAACAGCTTTGTTTTTCACCTTGATCTGTCTTTGGTGGTTTCTTTTTCTGCTCCTCATTCCCTATTTGTTCACAAGACAACAAACTATTAACATCCCTAAAACCGAATAATCAAGATGCCTCGTCCTGTATCTGTTTACATTTATTTATCTATCCATTTATTTATCCCTCTTTATGTTTATGCGTTAAACTAAGCCAGTTTGTTACTAAACCGACTTAGTTTGACATCGGCTTAGATTGGTGCGCAGGAAATGCCCGATTTGCCAACAAAAGTGGCTTATTTGTCGCCGCTCATGTTAGACTAGCGTCCCTCACAACATGAACGGGCTGGTGGTTTCACCCTCTTTGAAATCTCCCGTTTTAACCCTTCTTTACCGATGGGTGAGCAAGGTTAAATCCTGTTACCCCATTTAGGTTACTTGTGCATACCATTCATGAATTTAATACCCGCATTCATTTTGGCTAGAGGAGTTTGCTTCGTGTAGGTGTTATTAGCAGTCTTTAGATCATGGTGCATCATATAAGCGATCGCTAACTTTTCTTCCTCTGACGCTCCGATATCACGGGTATAGGTAATAAAAATGGTTCTAAGTTTGTGAGGATATAAGGGGTATTTTGTCTTAGTATTGAAAATACCTGAAAAAAAATGACCGAGTTTAACCAAGTTTTTTGAAGTTGCACTTCGTTGCACCAACCTTCTATTTACGCCAATTACCACTTCTGTTAAAAATTTATTTGTCCAAAGTCCAGTAACTAATTAGTGATATAAATATATTGGCGAATGTAAAACAACCTATGAAAATTTTTAGTTACTTATTTATCGTATTCATTGCTGTACTATTTATTTTCCTATCTCCTAATAATGCTTTAGCTGGAAACATAACAACTATTACCGTTGATGTGGAAAAAACAAAAGCAGGAGAACAAAACTGGGATGTAAAAGGAGGTGCTCCTGATATTGCCTTATGTATATCTCATTCCTTAGTTGGTACTTTATGTTTACCTGAAGGGGATGATATAGATTTATTGAGGTTAGCTGAATGTAAAGATTCCTATCATTGTCGTTTTAGCGTTGAAACTCCAGATCGTAATTTCAAACTTTCAGTTATCGATGTTGATTTTCTACTCAATGATTTAATTGGTACAGGACATTGTGGAAGAAGACAAACTTGTACTGTGGGACAAGCTATAGTGAAAGTAGATTAGATTTGCAAATATCGATTGATCGAACAGAGTACATGAAGACATCGTGAATAAACAAATGTGGGATGGACAATATAGTGAAAATATGAGACTGAGATTGGGAAACGGCACGATCGAGCAAAACCTGTTACCTAAAACGTGAAACTTACCTCAATCCGATATTTTTATTATCGAACTGAGGTTTGATATTAGAGAAAGGATAATTTAAAGATCAATAGCAGCAAGTAAGAAAGAATTGATACTCTTGCTTTTACTAGCCTGACTCTGATGGTTGTAAATAGTATTAAATGTATTTATACCATGGCGCATACGGTGAGCCGCCGATGCTTTGACATTTTCCCCTGCGTCCTCACATTCATTGATATAGGTAGCGAAGATGTGCCGTAACTGGTGTGGGTTTACTTCCACTTCCGCTTTTCTCTTAAAGAAACTTTTGAACATACCATAAACTGAATTAACTTTGTGTTCGTCTCCTTTTTTCTCCCGTACAAAGAAAGTCTGAGTATCACCTTTGACTAAATATTGTCTGTATGTACCCCACCAAAGATTGAGATAGTCATAAACACAAGTACCATCCTTAAACTCTTTGTTAAATAAAGCATCTTGGTAATGCTCATTGCCGTTTTTGTGGTCTTCGGGATTTAAGACAATGAAATACATCCCTTGATTATTTTTATAGTCAAAAGGATCTAACTCTCGGAAATATTCTAGCTCATCCACTGTACCAAACTTAAGAGTTTTGCCGAAAGTAAGTTCTCTGAGTGTTCTCTGACGTTCAGGGGGGTAAATAGTAAGCAACATCAACATCAGGAATTTTTGTAAACTCTTCGCTCTTTGAATATTGTCTTTTGGAGTTTTCTTTAAGTATTGCTTATTGTTATTTGTAACTAATTTTTCATAATATTCATGGTCAAAATCGGCTTTGAGGGATTTCATAACTTCGATAACCTCCGAATGGGTTAACATAATCGGCTTTACCTTCCTTCCCTCCATCGTTTCAGCACATCGAGTTCTCAATACTCTTAAAGCACAGATGACTTCAATATCCTCGTAATTACTATATCTACGCTTATTAGTAATCCCTTTATAATAAAACTTGCTCAGGGCAATGAGACTATCAATATATTTTTGAGCAGTACCAGCCGAAGTGATACCATAGTCGTCAAAAAAGTTTTCTAGCCATTCAAGACATTTATCAGTTTGATCGATCGCTTCATCTCGTTTTTCCCCTTCTTTGATATATCTTTCCTCTGGGGTTTGGCATTTTCTGACTCTGGTATCAACTATCGGGATAATAGAATTGAGGCTTATATCTTCAATGGTTAAATTCTGGTTCTGTAAGTATTCCCATCCTAGTAAGCGATAGTATAATTGTTGAATACTACCAATAGTTATATCCCGTCTTGTTTTTTCCAGAAACGCAAGGGTATCATTAAATTCGGTTTCTAGTCTTTCCAATTCACTATTAATAATAAATTGTATTTCCTTTTCACTTCGTTCAGGGTATTTTTTCTTTAAACGATCTTGGAGGCTAATTTTATCAATATGAATCGTTTTCTTGCCAGTGGAAGGTTTTTTACGTTGCTTAACCTGTTCTTGAACATAGCCTTTTTTGATAACTGGTTGAAGGGGAGAATATGCCTGTAATAAAACTTGAGGTTCAATAGCAGGAGTATTTAGTTGTTCTTTAATGTAATTTAATACTTTACAAAAATAGCTTTTCCTTTTACTATCAACCTTACCCTTAACTAAAATTGAACCTTTCTCAAAACATTGCACAGCGTCATCAAAATCAAAATTTTCGTCAATGATGATTTTGTCTAAAATGTTTTCCATCCTTGCCATAACCTTCTTCGTCGCACGATTTTGTGCCGTTTTTTTTCCTTCTATACCTCTGGGATATTCGCAGAGAGAAACAGACTTAATATTAGCCCCTTGCTTGGGATTATCAGTACAGCATTTTTGTAACCAAGAAAGCATACTATTTGCCGTAGGGTTCGTATTAATAAATTTGATGGTCATTATTTTTACCTCTAGTTAATGTTCGTAAACTGGGTATTCCTTTAAATATAAGGGACACCTTCTTTTCTTGTCTCTATTATATACGATTAATTACTTTATATAAAATAGAACTTCATCTAGGTTCTTGCTTATATTTTCAAGAAAACTTAAAAATAGTAAAATCCTATAACTATTTAATAGCAATACTTTTACGGCTTTTTATCAGTCAAGTATTGCTATTAAGTCGTATAAAAGCTCAAAATTGACTCGTAGGAGTTCGTAAAGTAGAGCTAATGTACGTTAGTTGAGGTTTACTATTGATGATGGACATAGAAAGTTCGTATAAAATAATTTAATTTCTACGAGTCTGTTTTGCCCTCGTTTTTGATCAGATGAGAAAGTCCATACCTGTCCATCAAAATCAAATCGATGAGGGTTGATGCACTAATATTCAGTTGTTTGGCTTCCTCTAATAGTTTTTGATAATTAGAAGGCAAAATCGTCCAGTTGCACCGTTTGGTTTTACCTTCAATAAAATTAAGCATGGGTTGCCCTTTCTTACATTTAATGGCTCGTCGTTGCAATATTTCTGCCTGTTGCTCAATGCTTTTCATGGCTATTTTTATAAACTTTTTTCACCTCTAATTTTCCCATATTGCCTTGTTCGCCAAAAAATCATGACCTTGAAAAAGACTAGACATTATGTATAGAATTTTGTTAGCGCTTTAGTTTAAAATAATCTCTATACTATAGATAGACATTTATGATGAAGAAGGATAAATTAATTACCATCAGAGTTAACGAACAGATTAGAGATAAATTTAATCAATGGTGTAATGAACAAGGATTATCAGTTAGTGAATTTCTTTCTAATATCATTGAAGACTGTGCTAATGGTAGCTATGAAATGTCTAGCAATAATAAGGATAAGAGTAATAAAATTGCTAGACAAA belongs to Geminocystis sp. NIES-3709 and includes:
- a CDS encoding DUF6737 family protein, coding for MSSSSIWKYKPWWCQPWSILLTGIGIIVGSWLLFQLIWLTALFFTLICLWWFLFLLLIPYLFTRQQTINIPKTE
- a CDS encoding class I SAM-dependent methyltransferase, coding for MKHLKIILSVIFILIFTLLSIVSSLIYEPVQATDNQYYEYRALHNRDGIGKYYLGREIAKVMGHQEFLWLERPSREAEEQPSKVIEALNLQANDRIADIGAGSGYFSFRIAQKVPQGLVYAVDVQPEMIDIIDFLAKESPDLPVLPVLGSETSPNLPPESINFALMVDTYHEFAYPREMMEGIVKALKTQGKVVLVEYRKENPLIMIKGVHKMSEKQVKKEMEAVGLKWVTTAEFLPQQHYLVFEKS
- a CDS encoding HNH endonuclease, which gives rise to MSRYSKDWRDIATAVKEKADWKCSKCGADFKEKSTRGNCLQVHHWNKIPEDNRPENLVALCNSCHLEYHRGGKGNISLDQLSLNL
- a CDS encoding HU family DNA-binding protein encodes the protein MSINQKELIKRIAQKINQKDEVVEEIVNATLEEIYECLKDKESVNLRNFGTFYIQGKRNSTVFKFNPSQRLRKLFGWSSSYKGDI
- a CDS encoding DNA-3-methyladenine glycosylase; protein product: MTPPYWQEAVSFLHQQDKIISQLITAYPQQPLQHTHHNPFETLVKAVIGQQISVKAATTIYDRLSTQLMAISPHHFLELSPSQLRQCGLSRQKVEYLGNIASAFIDGILTPQQWHEMDDEQVIKQLTKIKGIGQWTAQMFLIFYLQRPDVLPLKDIGLVNIIKQHYGNLSTSEMITLAQRWQPYRTVAVWYLWLSLDGVAIHY